Proteins from a genomic interval of Myxococcota bacterium:
- a CDS encoding GlxA family transcriptional regulator, giving the protein MKLVPSAQAGRVRRVLMVAFPGVQVLDVTGPLEVFANSNRRLDALQDRRAPRYTIEIAAAQAGPLATSSGMRLHADRALRDVRGPIDTLLVAGGDGTRAAVQDRALVDFLRRTAPRARRVASICTGTFLLAQAGLLDGRRATTHWASCAALGRSHPAISVEGDPIFVRDGKFWSSAGVCAGMDLALAMAEEDHGRELALTVAKWMVLFLKRPGGQSQFSVGLAAQATEHERIRDLQAWVQSHLADDLGVGRLAKRAAMSPRNFARVFAREVGETPARWVERARVEAAQRLLEESELGVDAVAARSGFGTAETLRRAFLRQIRVSPSAYRARFRSAAA; this is encoded by the coding sequence ATGAAGCTCGTTCCCTCCGCCCAGGCCGGCCGCGTGCGCCGCGTCTTGATGGTCGCCTTCCCCGGCGTGCAGGTGCTCGACGTGACCGGGCCGCTCGAGGTGTTCGCGAACTCCAACCGCCGTCTCGACGCGCTCCAGGACCGGCGCGCGCCGCGCTACACGATCGAGATCGCAGCCGCCCAGGCCGGGCCGCTCGCGACCAGCTCGGGCATGCGCCTCCACGCCGACCGCGCGCTGCGCGACGTGCGCGGTCCGATCGACACGCTCCTGGTCGCGGGCGGCGACGGCACGCGCGCCGCGGTCCAGGACCGCGCGCTCGTCGACTTCCTGCGCCGCACCGCCCCGCGCGCGCGCCGCGTGGCGTCGATCTGCACCGGCACGTTTCTCCTGGCCCAAGCCGGGCTGCTCGACGGCCGCCGCGCCACGACTCACTGGGCGAGCTGCGCGGCGCTCGGCCGGAGTCACCCCGCCATCTCGGTGGAGGGCGACCCGATCTTCGTGCGCGACGGCAAGTTCTGGAGCTCGGCCGGGGTGTGCGCCGGCATGGACCTGGCGCTCGCCATGGCCGAGGAGGACCACGGCCGCGAGCTCGCGCTCACGGTCGCGAAGTGGATGGTGCTGTTCCTCAAGCGCCCCGGCGGCCAGTCGCAGTTCAGCGTGGGGCTCGCCGCGCAGGCGACGGAGCACGAGCGCATCCGCGACCTGCAGGCCTGGGTCCAGTCACACCTGGCCGACGACCTGGGCGTGGGTCGGCTCGCCAAGCGGGCCGCGATGAGCCCGCGCAACTTCGCGCGCGTGTTCGCGCGCGAGGTCGGCGAGACGCCGGCGCGCTGGGTCGAGCGCGCGCGCGTCGAGGCGGCGCAGCGCCTGCTCGAGGAGAGCGAGCTGGGCGTCGACGCCGTGGCCGCGCGCTCTGGCTTCGGCACCGCCGAGACGCTGCGGCGCGCCTTCCTGCGCCAGATCCGCGTGTCGCCGAGCGCCTACCGCGCGCGCTTCCGCTCGGCGGCGGCCTGA